One window from the genome of Myxococcota bacterium encodes:
- a CDS encoding alkaline phosphatase family protein, protein MKAIAILVAAGAAAGAAAGLWVLLALADANPTVHPDAALALARWLALGYAGAGAVLFAVAGAVLRALAGAPTTARAARAAGLVAALGAAAAAAVAAPRVLALANPPEVATAAPPPAPAAAGARVLLLGIDGADWDQIDALVAAGDLPTLGGLVARGARAPLRTFEPTWSPLIWNTIATGVAPERHGILDFEQLRVAGARCGPQRLLKHPVMTPHHVGFSAFVRLAKATGIALQVPVSGCHRKAKAVWNELDDAGLRVGVVNWFASYPAEELDGFVISDNNPKRAAFFRGKHGASNMAPGPITHPADLLERIDAGSFVTPAAPSPLDVLDHPVFAEVPPDARELLARDPGTLHEAGQLIDADVFAARAAAALLRAEPLDFLAVYMSGVDNIGHRFGRQRGVVHNFYRLADSLVGEILAAAGPDVTVVLVSDHGWSYEEADYGHNHAPDGVFLVSGPGARAGARLADAPSVYDVAPTVLALFGLPPSSAFEGAAVAGALEPARLAAAPATPIDYGGYRAPEVGLLPDEPSQLESETIDKLRALGYVE, encoded by the coding sequence ATGAAGGCCATCGCGATCCTCGTCGCCGCCGGCGCGGCGGCCGGCGCCGCCGCCGGCCTGTGGGTGCTGCTCGCGCTCGCGGATGCGAACCCGACCGTCCACCCCGATGCCGCACTCGCGCTCGCGCGCTGGCTCGCGCTCGGCTACGCGGGCGCGGGCGCCGTGCTCTTCGCGGTCGCCGGCGCGGTGCTGCGCGCGCTCGCCGGCGCACCGACGACGGCGCGCGCGGCGCGCGCCGCGGGCCTCGTCGCCGCGCTCGGCGCCGCCGCCGCGGCGGCCGTCGCCGCACCGCGCGTGCTCGCGCTCGCGAACCCTCCCGAAGTCGCGACGGCCGCACCGCCGCCCGCGCCCGCCGCGGCCGGCGCGCGCGTCCTGCTGCTCGGCATCGACGGCGCGGACTGGGACCAGATCGATGCGCTCGTCGCCGCGGGCGACCTCCCGACGCTAGGCGGCCTCGTCGCGCGCGGCGCGCGCGCGCCACTCCGCACGTTCGAGCCCACGTGGTCGCCGCTCATCTGGAACACGATCGCGACGGGCGTCGCGCCCGAGCGCCACGGCATCCTCGACTTCGAGCAGCTGCGCGTCGCGGGCGCGCGCTGCGGCCCGCAGCGCCTCCTCAAGCACCCGGTGATGACGCCGCACCACGTCGGCTTCTCGGCGTTCGTGCGGCTCGCGAAGGCGACGGGCATCGCGCTGCAGGTGCCGGTCTCGGGCTGCCACCGCAAGGCGAAGGCCGTGTGGAACGAGCTCGACGACGCGGGCCTGCGCGTCGGCGTCGTGAACTGGTTCGCGTCGTATCCGGCCGAGGAGCTCGACGGCTTCGTCATCTCGGACAACAACCCGAAGCGGGCGGCGTTCTTCCGCGGCAAGCACGGCGCGTCGAACATGGCGCCCGGGCCCATCACGCACCCGGCCGACCTGCTCGAGCGCATCGACGCAGGCTCGTTCGTGACGCCGGCGGCGCCGTCGCCGCTCGACGTGCTCGACCATCCCGTCTTCGCCGAGGTGCCGCCCGACGCGCGCGAGCTCCTCGCGCGCGATCCGGGCACGCTCCACGAGGCCGGCCAGCTGATCGACGCGGACGTCTTCGCGGCGCGCGCGGCCGCGGCGCTCCTGCGCGCCGAGCCGCTCGACTTCCTCGCCGTCTACATGTCGGGCGTCGACAACATCGGCCACCGCTTCGGGCGGCAGCGCGGCGTCGTGCACAACTTCTACCGGCTCGCGGACTCGCTCGTCGGCGAGATCCTCGCCGCGGCCGGGCCGGACGTGACCGTCGTGCTCGTCTCGGACCACGGCTGGAGCTACGAGGAGGCCGACTACGGCCACAACCACGCGCCCGACGGCGTGTTCCTCGTGAGCGGGCCGGGCGCGCGCGCGGGCGCGCGCCTCGCCGACGCGCCGAGCGTCTACGACGTCGCGCCGACCGTGCTCGCGCTGTTCGGACTGCCGCCGTCGTCGGCCTTCGAGGGCGCCGCCGTCGCAGGCGCACTCGAGCCCGCGCGGCTCGCCGCCGCGCCCGCGACGCCGATCGACTACGGCGGCTATCGCGCGCCCGAGGTCGGCCTGCTGCCCGACGAGCCGAGCCAGCTCGAGAGCGAGACGATCGACAAGCTGCGGGCGCTCGGATACGTCGAGTAG
- a CDS encoding biotin/lipoyl-containing protein, whose amino-acid sequence MRDRDLVAGRFADASSDWARSFAIDDLKVLVVCRGPVRLEAFQVFDAIGIAEYGMLLSEKDSVVYPRCLAPELRGFRFPHNVHRVQDYMGVGQTQKLQRIREIIGIAKDHGYTHLFAGYGFMAEDAEFVEAIERAGLGFLGPSSRVIRRAGAKDEAKKLARALGNAVIPGVDDISARALVRKAGDRAALAALAKEHGLDAFAWNADVSLAENAEALLQAGYAKSTELVTIGELQEEAKAITAEMWSDYPSNRIRFKHIGGGGGKGQRVVAKPDQVANAVMEILAESKVVEPGSNRNFLVELNLETTRHNEMQLIGNGEWCVSLGGRDCSVQMHEQKLVEVSLTRELLETEIERTEGKAREILRGDVATLARMEAEGEKFGEATQLDSVSTFECIVEGFNHFFMEMNTRIQVEHGVTELAYRLRFANPADPSDCFYVDELIEAMALLAKHGKRLPRPERVVRSVSGLEIRINATNQALQPHAGGVIRSWSKPIDGEIRFDQGIGIRNPDTDTFIWYNLAGAYDSNIALLLCDGANRRENYERMAEILRRTELRGDDLQTNLPVHYGLIQWFLGKGVMAEPSTRFMTSYLAGVGALQQVVNDVDVEAALGLLLARAKDADEKRVLGAKQTLLQRPIERLLENPHVLGGFLGRYDGELWDASDRAHVRFRANPVDFLAALYDFVDLEARPGEPPSEQIWDHDAEVLDAARAFYAEVAARTGKRTAAELEALFGGAPDRALSGGDGALWQRCVAAHRGFQAGLDALLVIPRIGVRSGFLDITVNEELQPVFPAKFTEAESVQACTRALSPPPPAASDEIVTPMGGTFYAREAPDLPPLVAAGEHFEAGQPLFVIEVMKMFNKVAAPFAGTVVEAPMDGKDGTVVKKGDVIFKIEPDEMPEVVSPAEIAARRKAVTAELMAD is encoded by the coding sequence ATGCGCGACCGCGACCTCGTGGCCGGCCGCTTCGCCGACGCCAGCAGCGACTGGGCCCGCTCCTTCGCGATCGACGACCTGAAGGTGCTCGTCGTGTGCCGCGGGCCCGTGCGGCTCGAGGCGTTCCAGGTCTTCGACGCGATCGGCATCGCCGAGTACGGGATGCTTCTCTCGGAGAAGGACTCGGTCGTCTATCCGCGCTGCCTCGCGCCCGAGCTGCGCGGCTTCCGCTTCCCGCACAACGTCCACCGCGTGCAGGACTACATGGGCGTCGGGCAGACTCAGAAGCTCCAGCGCATCCGCGAGATCATCGGGATCGCGAAGGACCACGGCTACACGCACCTGTTCGCGGGCTACGGCTTCATGGCCGAGGACGCCGAGTTCGTCGAGGCCATCGAGCGCGCGGGGCTCGGCTTCCTCGGGCCGTCGTCGCGCGTGATCCGCAGGGCGGGCGCCAAGGACGAGGCCAAGAAGCTCGCGCGCGCGCTCGGCAACGCCGTGATCCCCGGCGTCGACGACATCTCGGCGCGCGCGCTCGTGCGCAAGGCCGGCGACCGCGCCGCGCTCGCCGCGCTCGCGAAGGAGCACGGGCTCGACGCCTTCGCGTGGAACGCGGACGTCTCGCTCGCCGAGAACGCCGAGGCACTCCTGCAGGCCGGCTACGCGAAGTCGACCGAGCTCGTGACGATCGGCGAGCTGCAGGAAGAGGCGAAGGCGATCACCGCCGAGATGTGGAGCGACTACCCGAGCAACCGCATCCGCTTCAAGCACATCGGCGGCGGCGGCGGCAAGGGCCAGCGCGTCGTCGCGAAGCCCGATCAGGTCGCGAACGCGGTGATGGAGATCCTCGCCGAGAGCAAGGTCGTCGAGCCCGGCTCGAACCGGAACTTCCTCGTCGAGCTCAACCTCGAGACGACGCGCCACAACGAGATGCAGCTGATCGGGAACGGTGAGTGGTGCGTGTCGCTCGGCGGACGCGACTGCTCGGTGCAGATGCACGAGCAGAAGCTCGTCGAGGTCTCGCTCACGAGGGAGCTGCTCGAGACCGAGATCGAGCGCACCGAGGGCAAGGCGCGCGAGATCCTGCGCGGCGACGTCGCGACGCTCGCGCGCATGGAAGCCGAGGGCGAGAAGTTCGGAGAGGCGACCCAGCTCGACAGCGTGTCGACCTTCGAGTGCATCGTCGAGGGCTTCAACCACTTCTTCATGGAGATGAACACGCGCATCCAGGTCGAGCACGGCGTGACCGAGCTCGCCTACCGGCTGCGCTTCGCCAACCCCGCCGACCCGAGCGACTGCTTCTACGTCGACGAGCTGATCGAGGCGATGGCGCTGCTCGCGAAGCACGGGAAGCGGCTGCCTCGCCCCGAGCGCGTCGTGCGCTCGGTGTCCGGCCTCGAGATCCGCATCAATGCGACGAACCAGGCGTTGCAGCCGCACGCGGGCGGCGTGATCCGCAGCTGGTCGAAGCCGATCGACGGCGAGATCCGCTTCGACCAGGGCATCGGCATCCGCAACCCGGATACCGACACGTTCATCTGGTACAACCTCGCGGGCGCCTACGACAGCAACATCGCGCTGCTGCTCTGCGACGGCGCGAACCGCCGCGAGAACTACGAGCGCATGGCGGAGATCCTGCGCCGCACGGAGCTGCGCGGCGACGATCTGCAGACGAACCTCCCCGTCCACTACGGGCTCATCCAGTGGTTCCTCGGCAAGGGCGTGATGGCCGAGCCGAGCACGCGCTTCATGACGTCGTACCTGGCCGGCGTCGGTGCACTCCAGCAGGTGGTGAACGACGTCGACGTCGAGGCCGCGCTCGGGTTGCTCCTCGCGCGCGCGAAGGACGCGGACGAGAAGCGCGTGCTCGGAGCGAAGCAGACGCTGCTGCAGCGACCGATCGAGCGGCTGCTCGAGAACCCGCACGTGCTCGGCGGCTTCCTCGGCCGCTACGACGGCGAGCTGTGGGACGCGAGCGACCGCGCGCACGTGCGCTTCCGCGCGAACCCCGTCGACTTCCTCGCCGCGCTCTACGACTTCGTCGACCTCGAGGCGCGGCCGGGCGAGCCGCCGAGCGAGCAGATCTGGGACCACGACGCCGAGGTGCTCGACGCCGCGCGCGCGTTCTACGCCGAGGTCGCGGCGCGCACGGGCAAGCGCACGGCCGCCGAGCTCGAGGCGCTCTTCGGCGGCGCACCGGACCGCGCGCTCTCGGGCGGCGACGGCGCGCTCTGGCAGCGCTGCGTGGCCGCGCACCGCGGCTTCCAGGCGGGGCTCGACGCGCTGCTCGTGATCCCGCGCATCGGCGTGCGGAGCGGCTTCCTCGACATCACCGTGAACGAGGAGCTGCAGCCCGTCTTCCCGGCGAAGTTCACCGAGGCGGAGTCGGTGCAGGCGTGCACGCGCGCGCTCTCGCCGCCGCCGCCCGCCGCCTCGGACGAGATCGTGACGCCCATGGGCGGGACGTTCTACGCGCGCGAGGCGCCCGACCTCCCGCCGCTCGTCGCGGCGGGCGAGCACTTCGAGGCCGGCCAGCCGCTCTTCGTCATCGAGGTGATGAAGATGTTCAACAAGGTCGCCGCGCCGTTCGCGGGCACCGTCGTCGAGGCGCCCATGGACGGCAAGGACGGCACGGTCGTCAAGAAGGGCGACGTGATCTTCAAGATCGAGCCCGACGAGATGCCGGAAGTCGTCTCGCCCGCCGAGATCGCGGCGCGCCGCAAGGCGGTGACGGCCGAGCTGATGGCCGACTAG
- a CDS encoding carboxyl transferase domain-containing protein yields the protein MEQATFSLENPLATTPAPPPTEGAHPSAAIYEDALEFGREMQARPVRGGGTERVRVQHSKQRMTVFERLRVLTKSEPNLLWTNWGPGLDGASIVTGILDIGGRDVAVYGHDFTLRAGSMDATNGAKLARLIYMAGEKGIPLIGMNDSAGAFVPAGVGGLDGYSEAFTALRRISGVVPSISLMFGYNAGGGAYLPRQGSFMIQCDDTFIGLTGPGVVKSALGEDVTADQLGGPGVHGRNGVCDITTNDELASLRTAIRLLGYLPDNNHSFAPYVETSDPVDRYVVEEDILFRRTFDSPAGMNAPLDITLFIQNICDHGEYFELQPARARNMITAFGRIAGHVVGFVANNSAVASGQIDVDAARKATRFIRFCNVYNVPLLFLEDTTGFLPGTDQESRGIILEGRRLLDAIIDVRVPSMTLIIRNAFGGAYAAYNSHFTGADRVLAMPHARIAVMGPGGGTEFVFKKELRDIAGAYQKAIQEGKSPAEASKERDRALAAVRDRYERELMNPKEAMALGSVSSLVMPGTSRRVLAKNLDFLMRHYVPAAMAGPQREFE from the coding sequence ATGGAACAAGCGACGTTCAGCCTCGAGAACCCGCTCGCGACGACGCCCGCGCCGCCGCCGACCGAGGGCGCGCACCCGTCGGCGGCGATCTACGAGGATGCGCTCGAGTTCGGCCGCGAGATGCAGGCGCGTCCGGTGCGCGGCGGCGGCACCGAGCGCGTGCGCGTGCAGCACTCGAAGCAGCGCATGACCGTGTTCGAGCGCCTGCGCGTGCTGACGAAGTCCGAGCCGAACCTGCTCTGGACGAACTGGGGGCCCGGACTCGACGGCGCCTCGATCGTGACGGGCATCCTCGACATCGGCGGGCGCGACGTCGCCGTCTACGGCCACGACTTCACGCTGCGCGCCGGCTCGATGGACGCGACGAACGGCGCGAAGCTCGCGCGCCTGATCTACATGGCCGGCGAGAAGGGCATCCCGCTGATCGGCATGAACGACTCCGCGGGTGCGTTCGTCCCCGCCGGCGTCGGCGGCCTCGACGGCTACTCCGAGGCGTTCACCGCGCTGCGCAGGATCTCGGGCGTCGTGCCGAGCATCAGCCTCATGTTCGGGTACAACGCCGGCGGCGGCGCCTACCTCCCGCGCCAGGGCTCGTTCATGATCCAGTGCGACGACACGTTCATCGGGCTCACGGGGCCCGGCGTCGTGAAGAGCGCGCTCGGCGAGGACGTGACGGCCGACCAGCTCGGCGGCCCCGGCGTGCACGGACGCAACGGCGTCTGCGACATCACGACGAACGACGAGCTCGCCTCGCTGCGCACCGCGATCCGGCTGCTCGGCTACCTGCCCGACAACAACCACTCGTTCGCGCCGTACGTCGAGACGAGCGACCCCGTCGACCGCTACGTCGTCGAGGAGGACATCCTCTTCCGGCGCACGTTCGACTCGCCGGCGGGCATGAACGCGCCGCTCGACATCACGCTCTTCATCCAGAACATCTGCGACCACGGCGAGTACTTCGAGCTGCAGCCGGCGCGCGCGCGCAACATGATCACGGCCTTCGGCCGGATCGCGGGCCACGTCGTCGGCTTCGTCGCCAACAACTCGGCCGTCGCCTCGGGGCAGATCGACGTCGACGCGGCGCGCAAGGCCACGCGCTTCATCCGCTTCTGCAACGTCTACAACGTCCCGCTGCTCTTCCTCGAGGACACGACGGGCTTCCTGCCCGGCACCGACCAGGAGAGCCGCGGCATCATCCTCGAGGGCCGGCGGCTGCTCGACGCGATCATCGACGTCCGCGTGCCGTCGATGACGCTCATCATCCGCAACGCCTTCGGCGGCGCCTACGCCGCCTACAACAGCCACTTCACGGGCGCCGATCGCGTGCTCGCGATGCCGCACGCGCGCATCGCGGTGATGGGCCCGGGCGGCGGTACCGAGTTCGTGTTCAAGAAGGAGCTGCGCGACATCGCGGGCGCCTACCAGAAGGCCATCCAGGAAGGGAAGTCGCCGGCGGAGGCGTCGAAGGAGCGCGACCGCGCGCTCGCCGCCGTCCGCGACCGCTACGAGCGCGAGCTCATGAACCCGAAGGAGGCGATGGCGCTCGGCTCGGTCTCGAGCCTCGTCATGCCCGGCACGAGCCGCCGCGTGCTCGCGAAGAACCTGGATTTCCTGATGCGCCACTACGTGCCCGCCGCGATGGCCGGGCCGCAGCGGGAGTTCGAATAG
- a CDS encoding DUF4919 domain-containing protein, whose amino-acid sequence MAAIALLAAACASDRAGGPGAERLRYADSRTDWSRPVDFGELRREYGERDDFARRCEEGQPIAAAAAAFAQQQWSEVLAVATPFLDRCPVDMDFHYLRSVALSSLGREAESMQHQHWRHGLLESVLRSGDGASAASPWVVISVGEEYAVLRALGLERESQALVEGGVDALSVSDEDGARSVVYFAPRAHFARLRRALERAAP is encoded by the coding sequence GTGGCGGCGATCGCGCTGCTCGCCGCGGCCTGCGCGAGCGATCGCGCCGGGGGCCCGGGCGCCGAGCGTCTTCGCTATGCCGATTCCCGGACGGACTGGAGCCGGCCGGTCGACTTCGGCGAGCTGCGGCGCGAGTACGGCGAGCGCGACGACTTCGCACGGCGCTGCGAGGAGGGCCAGCCGATCGCGGCGGCCGCGGCGGCGTTCGCGCAGCAGCAGTGGAGCGAGGTGCTCGCCGTCGCGACCCCGTTCCTCGACCGCTGCCCCGTCGACATGGACTTCCACTACCTGCGCTCGGTGGCGCTCTCCTCGCTCGGCCGCGAGGCCGAGTCGATGCAGCACCAGCACTGGCGCCACGGGCTGCTCGAGTCGGTGCTGCGCTCGGGCGACGGCGCCTCCGCCGCGTCGCCCTGGGTCGTGATCTCGGTCGGCGAGGAGTACGCCGTGCTGCGCGCGCTCGGGCTCGAGCGCGAGTCGCAGGCGCTCGTCGAGGGCGGCGTCGATGCGCTCTCGGTGAGCGACGAGGACGGCGCGCGGAGCGTCGTCTACTTCGCGCCGCGCGCGCACTTCGCCCGTCTGCGGCGCGCGCTCGAGCGCGCGGCTCCGTAG